Proteins encoded together in one Asterias rubens chromosome 4, eAstRub1.3, whole genome shotgun sequence window:
- the LOC117288970 gene encoding uncharacterized protein LOC117288970 has protein sequence MQQQLLYDVCLRQAGCRFRKGVSRLEIEASQSKPHRGSTRPTVLILSNMENSTTGDDMSVNCEEKKHHDKETDKPSADEHTSDSQGGVPVQPVKEKGRKLGSVSAIPDDQYNFIIGILEGHIQLNSISKSKRTKAQKAAIMRLWRNKGLLQVAKVHNPLTGKKEKRLISKKDARIILRESERAIVTQKYHQNHKGNGARRLFGVVKDSFIGCSRQSIQSDLKKFKVSQERKLGPSVETTFQPPLKVLKEPQERHQIEIVSLEGTVKQKAKTCVLVVQDVFSKFVWLRPVTKKDSVEITHHLMALYSEYGPPQELLFDHKEKFYDTIKQMCVDLKIQRINGVVTRRQCEASDSSDGLWKEKMTLDLFQFANSNANWVANLPSYQQSLNEERHQSLGMLNPFELFFGRTSNTLPSKMCLGENSSEVDMANVSMKLENEFSHEALDQLTQQSSGTPVHTFANTHFMENILQRISSKSSSDCKALHAFINTHLKLSTSKDSVNKMRDDLITHAMELGYFERGDTPRDGNCLFHVLVDQLSRAKVNSRLDHRQLRHQLVDHLRRNPTNSDGEHLQSFLYAMTWEEYLNRMEENEWGDQFILQAFSSLYQATIHVISSLGENYNYIVTPIAETPKGQELILGHIFERHYISLEPLDSLSPENSPLSVLHPASNSATNTHVVVQQVETSYEDVLQYFAEKDSMQKRSRVVLEREDSSPSSGFTRICTRGPRSRFFLDFMNESGRQYTTNGTVALVPEEDMQIYNGIDDVIGQSLSDGDWIEEICPPFIYWVTRVRSLTRPVQRLSANVAILFRAECDEYRSWCLRVKDSMPHALL, from the exons ATGCAACAGCAATTGCTGTATGATGTGTGTCTCCGTCAGGCGGGCTGCAGATTCCGAAAGGGAGTCAGTCGGCTGGAAATAGAAGCTTCTCAGTCCAAACCACACAGAGGATCT acaagACCGACCGTACTTATTTTGTCCAACATGGAGAACTCAACTACTGGTGATGATATG AGTGTAAACTGTGAAGAAAAGAAGCATCATGACAAAGAAACAGACAAACCTTCAGCTGATGAGCACACGTCAGACAGTCAGGGAGGCGTTCCAGTACAACCC GTCAAAGAGAAAGGACGTAAACTCGGATCTGTGTCGGCTATTCCAGATGATCAGTACAACTTCATCATTGGTATTCTAGAAGGTCACATACAGCTGAATTCGATCTCAAAGAGCAAACGCACTAAAGCCCAGAAGGCAGCCATTATGCGTCTATGGCGCAACAAAGGACTCCTGCAGGTTGCGAAAGTCCACAATCCCCTAACTGGGAAGAAGGAGAAGCGGCTGATATCCAAGAAAGATGCGAGGATCATACTGAGGGAGAGTGAACGAGCTATCGTTACACAGAAATACCACCAGAACCACAAGGGTAACGGAGCTCGTCGCCTCTTTGGCGTTGTGAAGGATTCTTTCATTGGATGCAGTAGGCAGAGCATCCAGAGTGATCTCAAGAAGTTCAAAGTTTCTCAGGAGCGCAAGTTGGGGCCATCAGTGGAAACCACTTTTCAGCCACCTCTTAAGGTGCTTAAGGAGCCACAAGAGCGCCATCAGATTGAAATTGTGTCTCTAGAAGGGACTGTCAAGCAGAAAGCAAAGACCTGTGTACTGGTTGTCCAGGATGTGTTCTCCAAGTTCGTATGGCTGAGGCCTGTCACTAAAAAAGACAGTGTTGAGATAACCCACCATCTTATGGCTTTGTATAGTGAGTACGGGCCACCCCAAGAACTACTATTTGACcacaaagaaaagttttatgacaCAATTAAACAAATGTGTGTTGATTTAAAAATTCAGCGTATTAACGGTGTTGTGACAAGACGCCAATGTGAAGCAAGTGACAGTTCAGATGGACTTTGGAAAGAGAAAATGACATTAGACTTGTTTCAGTTTGCAAACAGTAATGCGAACTGGGTAGCAAATCTCCCGAGCTACCAACAAAGCCTTAATGAAGAAAGGCACCAATCACTGGGAATGTTAAACCCATTCGAATTGTTTTTCGGACGGACTTCTAATACACTCCCTAGTAAAATGTGCTTGGGTGAAAATTCTTCTGAAGTAGATATGGCCAATGTGAGCATGAAACTAGAAAATGAGTTCAGCCATGAAGCATTAGACCAATTAACACAGCAATCATCTGGGACACCGGTGCATACTTTCGCTAACACCCACTTCATGGAGAATATCCTTCAGAGAATCAGTTCTAAAAGCTCTAGTGACTGCAAAGCACTACACGCTTTTATAAACACTCACCTGAAGCTATCGACCTCAAAAGACTCTGTCAACAAAATGAGGGACGATCTCATTACACATGCAATGGAGTTGGGATATTTTGAACGAGGAGACACCCCTAGAGACGGCAACTGCCTATTTCATGTACTTGTTGATCAGTTGAGCAGGGCTAAAGTCAACAGTCGACTGGACCACAGGCAGCTGAGACATCAGTTAGTTGATCACCTCAGGCGGAATCCCACAAACTCAGATGGCGAGCATCTGCAGTCCTTCCTGTATGCAATGACCTGGGAGGAGTATTTGAACAGGATGGAAGAAAATGAGTGGGGAGACCAGTTCATTCTTCAAGCCTTCTCAAGTCTATACCAGGCGACCATCCACGTTATTTCAAGTCTTGGGGAGAACTATAACTACATAGTGACCCCCATCGCGGAAACACCCAAAGGACAAGAGTTAATCTTGGGGCACATATTTGAGAGGCACTACATTAGCCTTGAGCCCTTGGATTCACTGTCACCCGAAAACTCGCCCTTGTCAGTGCTTCACCCGGCCTCCAATAGTGCAACTAACACCCATGTTGTGGTGCAACAGGTAGAAACAAGCTATGAAGATGTTCTACAGTACTTTGCAGAGAAAGACAGCATGCAGAAACGAAGCAGGGTAGTACTTGAGAGAGAGGACAGCTCTCCATCATCTGGATTCACACGCATATGCACTAGAGGGCCTCGTTCTAGGTTCTTTTTGGACTTTATGAATGAGAGCGGCAGGCAGTACACGACCAATGGGACAGTTGCGCTCGTCCCGGAAGAAGATATGCAAATCTACAATGGAATTGATGATGTCATCGGTCAGAGTCTTAGCGATGGGGACTGGATCGAGGAGATCTGCCCACCATTCATTTATTGGGTGACGCGGGTGCGATCATTGACTAGACCTGTGCAGCGTTTATCGGCCAATGTTGCTATCCTTTTCCGTGCTGAGTGTGATGAGTACAGATCCTGGTGTCTCCGTGTTAAGGACAGTATGCCTCATGCTTTGCTCTAG
- the LOC117288973 gene encoding breast cancer anti-estrogen resistance protein 1-like: MYIQEENYSKLPRNMDPFLMDDQSIVSENGYETMTFGGDNVVTENVAFAEVGYETMRCRLTCSIAAEMCVAEDEPDYEHMDGADETHVLAKALYDNNAEAPDELSFRRGDIVTVLEQNTSGLEGWWLCSLNGRQGIAPGNRLKILAGMYESPHSPPPSQTAQKIKTPQLIGQSYIYDSPSAARNPLSRGHEDYDIPRNPGTGYNTQQLAPLAVPVAQNNFTQQLSGDETYDVPPSLLASKSPSPTDVYDSPANHRKQSSEDLYDSPKKQLQQDVYDVLPAAKDPKVPMDIYDTPPMKGRGVGSPSPPKSPTEVYDVPSLLQGAQKGLTPEPLPHSNEKLIQRANSLDLYDTLPGQKYPTDVYDVPPAHELSAKRPSLQNEGRTSKDDLYNSPSNIPSSEGLYDSPGKTKIHITSVGNGLHSSDNVYDIPPQVTRDKPRSGRSSPVYGRSTEELEGKMNLLTMSRLTKSADSLDDWSGILDINSAMDLLSEKQQVLETAIAYLMSYVSSTWRHQSNLEPRIREIQSACKQLKLALEEFLEFADTCMTGAVRHSEETWHESLSKAVNCLKESHTSMIRCSASLDEMNWQVSKLIYKPGSTVASELDQFALAARSVSDDMKRFVVLIQENAASLFRVSFSRNLSNPQERPLPNPPLKSSNANWHSAEKETAQRKGVQARPLPRLPPGDAPSPGQADDLDHTPRKEGTADYGYLTKKDPLVNRQIIVTDPNAKQPSVLLPNDKQILEFYVNDIESLVNTMSNAIDVFFTCIEANQPPKVFVAHSKHIILVGHKLVFIGDTLHHNLQHQEVRTRIIRCSDFLCDCLNVAVNTTKSAALQYPGVQPLQEMVDRITDAANATQDLKAAILQCAAL; the protein is encoded by the exons ATGTACATTCAGGAGGAGAATTATTCTAAACTCCCTCGGAATATGGACCCTTTTTTGATGGACGACCAAAGCATCGTCTCCGAGAATGGCTACGAAACCATGACCTTCGGAGGTGACAATGTTGTCACGGAAAACGTAGCTTTTGCTGAGGTTGGATACGAGACGATGAGGTGTAGGTTAACTTGCTCTATTGCAGCAGAAATGTGTGTAGCAGAAGATGAGCCAGATTATGAGCATATGGATGGGGCGGATGAAACG CACGTGCTAGCCAAAGCGCTGTATGACAACAATGCAGAAGCCCCGGACGAGTTGTCCTTCCGTCGGGGTGACATAGTGACTGTACTGGAACAGAACACCAGCGGCTTAGAAGGATGGTGGCTATGCTCACTCAACGGTCGCCAGGGTATCGCTCCCGGTAACCGGCTAAAGATACTAGCAGGAATGTATGAGAGTCCACACAGCCCGCCTCCCTCTCAGACTGCACAAAAG ATAAAGACCCCACAGCTGATTGGACAATCCTACATCTACGACAGTCCGAGTGCAGCCCGTAACCCCCTATCAAGGGGCCATGAAGACTACGACATCCCAAGGAACCCGGGGACGGGGTACAACACTCAACAGCTTGCCCCCCTTGCGGTACCCGTCGCCCAGAATAATTTTACTCAGCAGCTCTCTGGAGATGAAACTTATGATGTGCCACCGAGCCTTCTCGCTTCCAAATCACCTTCGCCAACGGACGTCTACGACTCTCCGGCGAACCATCGGAAACAGTCGAGCGAAGACTTGTATGACTCGCCGAAGAAGCAGCTGCAGCAGGACGTTTATGATGTGTTGCCTGCCGCTAAGGATCCCAAAGTACCCATGGATATCTACGATACTCCCCCCATGAAAGGGAGAGGTGTGGGCAGTCCCAGTCCGCCCAAGTCCCCGACTGAGGTATATGATGTACCGAGCTTGTTGCAGGGAGCTCAGAAGGGTTTGACGCCTGAGCCTCTTCCACATTCGAATGAGAAACTCATTCAGAGAGCTAACTCATTGGACTTGTATGACACTCTACCTGGGCAGAAATACCCAACAGACGTGTACGATGTACCACCAGCTCATGAACTGTCTGCCAAGAGACCATCCCTTCAGAATGAAGGCAGAACCAGTAAGGATGATCTGTACAATAGTCCATCCAATATACCATCATCCGAGGGACTGTATGATAGcccaggtaaaacaaaaattcacatcACAAGTGTTGGCAACGGTCTACACAGTTCGGACAATGTTTATGATATTCCGCCACAGGTCACAAGAGACAAGCCCCGGTCGGGAAGGTCGAGCCCGGTATATGGCAGATCCACGGAGGAACTTGAAGGTAAAATGAATCTGTTGACAATGTCCAGGCTTACAAAATCAGCAGACAGTCTCGATGACTGGTCAGGAATACTGGACATAAACTCTGCCATGGACTTACTCAGCGAAAAGCAGCAAGTGTTGGAGACTGCCATCGCTTACCTGATGAGCTACGTAAGCAGCACATGGCGTCATCAGTCCAACCTGGAGCCGCGAATCCGTGAAATCCAGTCGGCCTGTAAACAGCTAAAGCTTGCCTTGGAGGAATTCCTAGAGTTCGCCGACACATGTATGACAGGTGCCGTACGACACAGTGAAGAAACCTGGCATGAGAGCCTTAGCAAAGCTGTTAACTGTCTTAAAGAGTCGCACACCTCCATGATTAGATGTAGTGCCTCATTGGATGAGATGAACTGGCAAGTGTCCAAGCTCATCTACAAACCAGGCTCGACAGTGGCCAGCGAACTTGATCAGTTCGCCCTCGCCGCAAGAAGCGTCAGTGATGACATGAAAAGGTTTGTTGTCCTGATTCAGGAGAATGCAGCTTCACTATTCCGCGTCTCCTTCAGTAGAAACTTGAGTAACCCCCAGGAGCGTCCATTACCGAATCCTCCTCTTAAGTCTTCCAACGCAAACTGGCATTCTGCAGAGAAGGAGACCGCACAGAGGAAAGGGGTTCAGGCAAGACCCCTTCCTCGGCTTCCACCTGGTGACGCCCCTTCTCCAGGACAGGCTGATGATCTAGACCACACCCCTAGAAAGGAAGGCACTGCAGATTATGGCTATTTAACAAAGAAAGACCCCCTTGTGAACAGGCAGATCATTGTTACAGACCCAAACGCCAAGCAGCCTTCGGTCCTCCTCCCAAATGACAAACAAATCTTGGAGTTTTATGTCAACGACATCGAGTCGCTAGTGAACACCATGAGTAATGCAATTGATGTGTTCTTCACCTGCATCGAGGCCAACCAACCACCCAAGGTCTTTGTTGCTCACAGTAAGCACATTATCCTCGTCGGACACAAGTTGGTTTTTATCGGCGACACGCTCCACCACAATTTACAACACCAGGAGGTGCGCACTCGGATCATTCGCTGCAGCGATTTCTTATGTGATTGCCTGAACGTTGCTGTGAACACCACCAAGTCTGCGGCGCTGCAGTATCCAGGCGTGCAGCCGCTACAGGAAATGGTAGACAGGATCACCGATGCTGCAAATGCCACGCAGGACTTGAAAGCCGCTATTTTGCAGTGTGCTGCTCTGTAA
- the LOC117289729 gene encoding testis, prostate and placenta-expressed protein-like — translation MPVAAPMYVANYPTLRRVQLAAVKEGLYHPKLPTFRRMDMDTAAHRLPDEHCRTTSGCGPDDFRGATVTYFNPPTSRYAGSNVTDTGRNLRETLKDDIGSLKINWEDAKDIKQLPTFKSKGDLRFTGYAVRYLKPSITESWRYTFKQEPKLDQYGQRPVPANIFSRYRDTFPQYSRNIASDCYR, via the exons ATGCCAGTTGCCGCGCCTATGTATGTAGCCAACTACCCGACGCTGAGGCGGGTCCAGCTTGCCGCCGTGAAGGAAGGACTTTACCACCCGAAGCTACCCACGTTTCGACGGATGGACATGGACACGGCTGCCCATAGGTTACCGGACGAACACTGCCGAACAACAAGTGGTTGCGGACCAG ATGATTTTCGTGGTGCCACTGTAACGTACTTCAACCCACCTACATCCCGCTATGCTGGAtca AACGTAACGGACACAGGACGAAATCTTCGTGAAACTCTTAAAGACGATATCGG CTCTCTTAAAATTAACTGGGAGGACGCAAAAGACATCAAACAACTGCCCACATTTAAAAGTAAAG GTGATCTGAGATTTACGGGTTATGCTGTGCGATACCTTAAACCAAGTATTACAGAATCATGGAGG TACACATTCAAACAAGAGCCCAAGTTAGACCAGTACGGACAACGTCCAGTGCCTGCAAATATTTT TAGCCGATACAGAGACACCTTCCCACAATACAGCCGCAACATTGCCAGTGACTGCTACAGATAA